One Candidatus Binatia bacterium genomic window carries:
- a CDS encoding bifunctional (p)ppGpp synthetase/guanosine-3',5'-bis(diphosphate) 3'-pyrophosphohydrolase: MVPAPPDALGPLLEALHKTGKPFHLEKVREAYEFAARAHVDQKRRSGEPFVTHSVAVAAILVDLLGTGLDDTLLEAALLHDVVEDTEIDLPAIQRAFGPEVAALVDGVTKISGLHFDRPETEQAENFRKMLLSMARDLRVILIKLADRLHNMRTLNALNPERAAAIARETREIYAPLAHRLGIARIKWELDDLCLKHLDFEAFQELRQKVALKREERERQIQEVMGPVKDRLVAAGIKADVMGRPKHLESIYRKMRAQERAFEEIFDLLGIRVITRDKTECYRVLGVVHDLFTPVHERFKDYIATPKSNMYQSLHTTVVAPGGLMVEFQIRTAEMHQIAELGVAAHYRYKEGGRQDAELEAKLAPLLRGADFQSATMGDPDEFMEYLKTSLYQDEVFVFTPRGDLRRLPRGATPLDFAYLVHTQVGNHCVGAKVNGRIVALRTELRSGDTVQIITSPGAKPNRDWLKLVRTHAARSKIRHWLKVAEHSDSVALGKEILERELRRRRLTPPPDVSVESLAQSMGHPDVNGLYAALGQGNLSVQQVIGKWIPDGGGPVQRLKEASLETIRAITGRPGHGVRIQGVDNLMVAYAKCCQPVPGDPVVGIVTRGRGVTVHRTDCPNTFDDRVPAERRMVVDWSAKPEDSFTVKLSIFGQDRKSLLADIAKAISTTNTNIRTAGIKANDRNARGAFVVEVRDLAHLREVMRAIENVDGVDAVEREQVFGKPGHGEAGLAS; this comes from the coding sequence GTGGTCCCGGCCCCCCCGGACGCCTTGGGGCCGCTCCTCGAGGCGCTGCACAAGACCGGCAAGCCCTTCCATCTCGAGAAGGTCCGCGAGGCCTACGAATTCGCCGCGCGCGCGCACGTCGACCAGAAGCGCCGCTCCGGCGAGCCGTTCGTGACCCATTCGGTCGCGGTGGCCGCGATCCTCGTGGACCTGCTGGGGACCGGCCTGGACGACACGCTGCTCGAGGCCGCGCTCCTCCACGACGTGGTCGAGGACACCGAGATCGACCTCCCGGCCATCCAGCGCGCGTTCGGGCCGGAGGTCGCGGCGCTCGTGGACGGCGTGACCAAGATCAGCGGACTCCACTTCGACCGCCCCGAGACGGAGCAGGCGGAGAACTTTCGGAAGATGCTCCTCTCCATGGCGCGCGACCTGCGCGTCATCCTGATCAAGCTGGCGGACCGGCTCCACAACATGCGCACCCTGAACGCGCTGAATCCGGAGCGCGCGGCCGCCATCGCGCGCGAGACGCGCGAGATCTACGCGCCGCTCGCGCACCGGCTCGGCATCGCGCGGATCAAGTGGGAGCTGGACGACCTCTGCCTGAAGCACCTCGACTTCGAGGCGTTCCAGGAGCTGCGCCAGAAGGTGGCGCTGAAGCGCGAGGAGCGCGAGCGGCAGATCCAGGAGGTGATGGGGCCGGTGAAGGACCGCCTCGTCGCGGCCGGCATCAAGGCCGACGTCATGGGGCGCCCGAAACACCTGGAATCGATCTACCGGAAAATGCGCGCGCAGGAGCGCGCGTTCGAGGAGATCTTCGACCTCCTGGGCATCCGGGTGATCACGCGCGACAAGACCGAGTGCTATCGGGTCCTCGGCGTGGTGCACGACCTCTTCACGCCCGTCCACGAGCGCTTCAAGGACTACATCGCGACGCCCAAGAGCAACATGTACCAGTCGCTGCACACCACGGTCGTGGCCCCCGGCGGCCTCATGGTCGAGTTCCAGATTCGCACGGCCGAGATGCACCAGATCGCGGAGCTCGGCGTCGCGGCGCACTACCGGTACAAGGAGGGGGGGCGGCAGGACGCGGAGCTCGAGGCGAAGCTGGCGCCGCTCCTGCGCGGGGCGGACTTCCAGAGCGCGACCATGGGCGATCCCGACGAGTTCATGGAGTACCTCAAGACGAGCCTCTACCAGGACGAGGTCTTCGTCTTCACGCCGCGGGGGGACCTGCGGCGGCTGCCGCGCGGCGCCACGCCGCTCGACTTCGCCTACCTCGTGCACACGCAGGTGGGGAACCACTGCGTCGGCGCCAAGGTGAACGGAAGGATCGTGGCGCTCCGCACCGAGCTTCGAAGCGGCGACACGGTGCAGATCATCACGTCGCCGGGCGCCAAACCGAACCGCGACTGGCTGAAGCTGGTGCGCACGCACGCGGCGCGCTCCAAGATCCGCCACTGGCTCAAGGTGGCCGAGCATTCCGACAGCGTCGCGCTGGGGAAAGAGATCCTCGAGCGCGAGCTGCGGCGCCGGCGTCTCACCCCTCCTCCGGACGTCTCCGTCGAGAGCCTCGCGCAGTCGATGGGGCATCCCGACGTGAACGGGCTCTACGCCGCGCTGGGACAGGGGAACCTCTCGGTGCAGCAGGTGATCGGCAAGTGGATCCCCGACGGCGGCGGCCCGGTGCAGCGCCTCAAGGAGGCCTCGCTCGAGACCATCCGCGCGATCACCGGGCGGCCCGGACACGGCGTGCGCATCCAGGGCGTCGACAACCTGATGGTCGCCTACGCCAAGTGCTGCCAGCCGGTGCCCGGCGATCCGGTCGTCGGCATCGTGACGCGCGGACGCGGCGTGACCGTGCACCGCACCGACTGCCCGAACACGTTCGACGACCGCGTGCCGGCGGAGCGGCGGATGGTCGTGGATTGGAGCGCCAAGCCCGAGGACTCCTTCACCGTGAAGCTCTCGATCTTCGGCCAGGATCGGAAGAGCCTCCTCGCCGACATCGCCAAGGCGATCTCGACCACGAACACGAACATCCGGACCGCCGGGATCAAGGCGAACGACCGGAACGCCCGCGGCGCGTTCGTGGTCGAGGTGCGCGACCTGGCGCACCTTCGCGAGGTGATGCGCGCGATCGAGAACGTGGACGGCGTGGATGCCGTCGAGCGCGAGCAGGTCTTCGGCAAGCCGGGCCACGGGGAAGCCGGTCTCGCTTCGTGA